A window from Mangifera indica cultivar Alphonso chromosome 2, CATAS_Mindica_2.1, whole genome shotgun sequence encodes these proteins:
- the LOC123205166 gene encoding lignin-forming anionic peroxidase-like — protein MASSISFACTVLTLLLIICVQSEAKLSSNFYDSTCPNALTTIRTAIRTAISRERRMAASLVRLHFHDCFIQGCDASILLNDSSTITSEKHATGNMNSVRGFQVIDNAKSQVEKICPGVVSCADILAVAARDASVYVGGPSWKVKLGRRDSTTANLSLANTQLPDFQASLDSLISLFSTKGLSARDMVALSGAHTIGQAQCVTFRTRIYCNTSDINLGFAATRKRKCPASGGDATLAPLDPVTPNSFDNNYFKNLIKKKGLLASDQVLFSGGSTDSIVLEYSKKRKKFESDFAAAMIKVGNINPLTGSEGQIRKLCYTVN, from the exons ATGGCTTCTTCAATCAGCTTTGCTTGTACTGTTCTCACCCTATTGTTGATCATTTGTGTACAAAGTGAAGCTAAACTGTCTTCAAATTTTTATGACTCCACATGTCCAAATGCCCTCACTACAATCCGCACTGCTATTAGAACTGCCATTTCACGAGAGCGTAGAATGGCTGCCTCTCTCGTTCGTCTCCACTTTCATGATTGCTTTATTCAG GGTTGTGATGCATCCATCTTGTTGAATGATTCCTCCACAATCACCAGTGAGAAACATGCCACGGGCAATATGAATTCAGTAAGGGGATTCCAAGTCATAGATAATGCTAAATCTCAAGTCGAGAAAATTTGTCCGGGTGTTGTTTCGTGTGCAGATATTCTTGCTGTTGCTGCCCGTGATGCATCAGTTTAT GTTGGTGGACCATCATGGAAGGTTAAACTTGGAAGAAGAGATTCTACAACTGCAAATTTAAGCTTAGCAAATACCCAACTCCCCGACTTTCAGGCTAGCCTTGATTCTCTTATTTCGTTGTTCAGTACCAAAGGGTTGAGTGCGAGGGACATGGTTGCTCTTTCAGGTGCACATACAATTGGGCAAGCACAATGTGTCACATTCCGTACTAGGATTTATTGCAACACAAGTGATATCAATCTTGGCTTTGCTGCTACTCGTAAACGTAAATGTCCAGCTTCTGGTGGGGATGCAACTCTTGCACCTCTAGATCCGGTGACACCTAATTCTTTCGATAATAACTACTTCAAAAATCTTATTAAGAAGAAGGGTCTTCTTGCATCAGATCAAGTGCTTTTTAGTGGAGGATCCACTGATAGCATTGTTCTTGAATATAGTAAGAAGCGTAAAAAATTCGAATCTGATTTCGCAGCTGCCATGATAAAGGTGGGAAACATCAACCCTCTTACTGGCTCTGAAGGGCAAATCCGAAAGTTATGTTATACTGTTAATTAA